The following coding sequences lie in one Zingiber officinale cultivar Zhangliang chromosome 2B, Zo_v1.1, whole genome shotgun sequence genomic window:
- the LOC122046032 gene encoding phosphopantothenoylcysteine decarboxylase subunit VHS3-like isoform X2 — MAVQAQAAAEAALLRSLNCNSTVPVAELLAAARFLLTDLVNKMPEVQLGKKSEYLEEDGDRDSDGDGKGDKDGDSEGGGEEHSEEDNVGRENPNDANSNEAAGGDEDDDGGKPDGEDENEGEEPEDQDPNDNNEQDDDDDDDDDSGNAEDEGEEEEEDDEEEVEDIIQPPKKRKK, encoded by the exons ATGGCCGTCCAAGCCCAGGCGGCCGCCGAAGCGGCGCTGCTCCGATCGCTGAATTGCAACAGCACAGTTCCGGTGGCGGAATTGCTCGCCGCAGCTCGATTTCTGCTCACG GACCTAGTCAATAAGATGCCTGAGGTCCAGCTTGGCAAGAAGAGTGAGTACTTAGAAGAAGATGGAGACAGGGATAGCGATGGGGATGGCAAGGGAGACAAAGATGGAGATtcggagggaggaggagaggagcaCTCGGAGGAAGACAATGTGGGCCGTGAAAACCCAAATGATGCGAACAGCAATGAAGCTGCAGGAGGTGATGAGGATGATGATGGAGGCAAACCAGATGGGGAAGATGAGAATGAAGGGGAAGAGCCTGAAGATCAGGATCCCAATGACAACAATGAACAAGATGATGACGATGACGACGATGATGATAGTGGTAATGCTGAGGATGAgggggaagaggaggaagaggatgaTGAAGAAGAGGTTGAAGACATAATTCAACCCccaaaaaagagaaagaaatgA